A section of the Pimelobacter simplex genome encodes:
- a CDS encoding HoxN/HupN/NixA family nickel/cobalt transporter, which yields MPPTSLDDRLLSLVQSPGFLPVAFVLAFAAGAAHAVGPGHGKSLAAAYLVGSDGKVRDAAWLGVSVAVMHTLSVLVIALAWTFLSLSDLLPLERLTSGLQLVAGLMVVGVGIWLFRRHLRAGGHGHGHGHGHGHGHGHGHGHGHGHGHATGPSRPGLVLLGISGGLTPSPAAFLVLVTGIFAGRSGFALLLVITFGLGLATVLFGVGLLALAGRSIVVRAAESRALLAVATRVAPVLAATSVTVIGCVVTTLAVGQLVATT from the coding sequence GTGCCCCCCACGTCCCTCGATGACCGTCTGCTGAGCCTGGTCCAGTCGCCTGGATTCCTCCCGGTCGCCTTCGTGCTCGCCTTCGCCGCCGGCGCCGCCCACGCGGTCGGTCCGGGGCACGGCAAGAGCCTCGCGGCGGCGTACCTGGTCGGCTCGGATGGCAAGGTGCGCGACGCCGCATGGCTCGGCGTCTCGGTCGCGGTGATGCACACCCTCTCGGTGCTGGTCATCGCGCTGGCCTGGACGTTCCTCTCGCTCTCGGACCTGCTGCCGCTCGAGCGGCTCACCTCCGGCCTCCAGCTCGTCGCCGGGCTGATGGTGGTCGGCGTCGGGATCTGGCTGTTCCGCCGGCACCTCCGTGCCGGAGGCCACGGCCACGGCCATGGGCACGGACACGGTCATGGGCACGGCCACGGTCACGGTCATGGGCACGGCCACGGGCATGCGACCGGTCCCAGTCGTCCGGGCCTGGTCCTGCTGGGCATCTCCGGCGGACTGACCCCGTCCCCGGCCGCCTTCCTGGTCCTGGTCACCGGCATCTTCGCGGGCCGCTCCGGCTTCGCGCTGCTGCTCGTCATCACGTTCGGGCTGGGCCTGGCCACGGTGCTCTTCGGCGTCGGCCTGCTCGCGCTGGCCGGGCGCAGCATCGTGGTCCGCGCCGCGGAGTCCCGCGCGCTCCTGGCCGTCGCCACCCGGGTCGCCCCCGTCCTCGCCGCGACGAGCGTGACCGTGATCGGCTGCGTCGTGACGACGCTCGCCGTCGGTCAGCTGGTGGCGACGACGTGA